GAGATCAATGATGTGTCTAAAGGCATCGACATACCTCTGGGGACCGTCAGGTTTTGCAGGGTCTCCGTAAACTCCTCGAGCTCATATGAGCTGACATCATCTTCTGTCTCTCCCCATCCTGGAAAGACTCCAAGATAGCATCCCGTCTGAGGAGGGATGACCTGCGCAGGGTGAGATAGCACTTCTTTACCCATAAAGTATACAGGGCTTATTCCTTCTTTGTAAGCTTTTAGTCATCATCGCTACAGAAAATTATTTCCTTTCTCTCCCTGAAAACCAGCCTTCTTTTTCCATTGCTTTCCTTGAAATCCCACTACTGGGACCATCGCCTCTTGCTACAAAAACTCCAGCACTTCTACCAACCGCTTCTGATATTTCTGCAACATCCTTATGAGTAAATCCCGGGCAGAGAAGTATTGACTGAATACCCTCCTCCTTAACAAGCTTTTTGCACACTTCAAGCGCTTGCTTTTGATCTCTCACTACTACTGCGAAAAACTTATAGCACTTGGGAGTTTCAATAACACATCTATGCTTCTCCGGGTCTGCATCAGGAGCATGGGAGAGGAACAATACCTTAAAAGACATGTTTATCACCTCCTATAATAATTGCCACCAGCCATGCGAAAGAAACCCTTTATCATCAGTAATAAACAATATTTCAGCAAATTCAAACCCGATAGCGTATCATTTGACGGCTTTCAGAAAAGCTTCAAGAGCTTCTACATCTTTCCCTCCCCTCACCTGCCTTGAGGAAAAATCAACTGTAGCCAATGGCTTCATTCCTGCAACTTCAGCCATCTCAATGAAAGCCCTCTTATAGCCACCTCTTCCAGAAGTAGCAAAAAACGCCACCTGCTTAAAGCGCTCACGAAAGTGTAGAAGATAAGCTCTCACGGGACTCGACATCCGACCTGCCCAAATCGGAGTTCCGATAATAACGAGGTCATAGTCAGCAGGATCATGCTTTGGCTCAGCTATGGACGGAATTTTTTTCTCACCGCCTCATATCCCGAGCGAAGAAAACCAAGGACTCCCTTTCTATTCACATTGTCTCTAATGATCTCAAGATCAGCTTGAAGTTCTCTGGCTATCTTCTTAGCCAGAGAAAGGGTAATCCCAGTTCTTGAATAAACCACTACAAGCGTTTTCACGGAACTCTACCTCCCACTATTAATTTTAACATTCACTCGTTGCCATCTTCCCTTCTGCTGCGTATTTGCCTGATAATTCCAGCTACTAAATTCATCCTCGGAACTCTCTTTATATAATCACCGTACGCTTCACCAAACTTCTTTATGTTTCTCTTTTCCTCCTCTATCATGGCAAAACACAATAGAGAGATTAAGATCGCACCAACAATCAAGCTGACCCAGTGCTGTGAAATAATAACCAGTGCGAAAACTATCAATATATGTCCTAAAAATCCGGGATGGCGAACAAAAGCATATGCACCAATCTCGATGAGATTTTCCTCCATGCGCCCTTTCTTCCGTGATTTGCTTGCCCACATTAGAAAAATAATACCAACAACTAAGATTATCCACCCTGCACATAGTAACCTAACTGAATTAAGAGAATTATAGAAAAGAACAGCAGACACTATTAGCACCCCATATAAAGTAATATACACTATGTGGCCAATCAAGTGGATAATG
This is a stretch of genomic DNA from Synergistota bacterium. It encodes these proteins:
- a CDS encoding isoprenylcysteine carboxylmethyltransferase family protein, whose translation is MYRESIIHLIGHIVYITLYGVLIVSAVLFYNSLNSVRLLCAGWIILVVGIIFLMWASKSRKKGRMEENLIEIGAYAFVRHPGFLGHILIVFALVIISQHWVSLIVGAILISLLCFAMIEEEKRNIKKFGEAYGDYIKRVPRMNLVAGIIRQIRSRREDGNE
- a CDS encoding flavodoxin family protein, whose translation is MKTLVVVYSRTGITLSLAKKIARELQADLEIIRDNVNRKGVLGFLRSGYEAVRKKFRP